The genomic DNA aaaaaaaaacccttactTAAATAACTGATCAAAGAAAAACACTGGAAAAGGCATGCATTAAGAGTAAATAAAGGTAAgtaacaagcaaacaaaagttTAACCTAAGAGAAGAGATTACCACGaaacaaaatgcacaaaaatGGATAGAAATGTCTTATTTGCAGTCTAGTTTAAAAGTAACTGCTTGTCACTCAAAAGTTGAGAGTTTCTTGTATCAGTGAAAGCCACTCATACTTCATTGGATCTACTGAAACCCCAGTAGCCCAGATGAAAAAACACTTCAGCccttaactcctagaagtgattaacatgaaacttcccCCTATGATATTcatgcattatccagcaaacaggcaatgataGTATTCAAGTGTACCAGGTAGAATttttatcctgatctaacaccaaattctcataactaatctacaaggaaatgtgaagcagcaggaagggagaattatcaatcagatcttgggagttaaagggtttaagggCACCTTTCTTTTAAAGATGCAGTACTTCAAACCACTCTTTCAATTCCCTGAATTTAATTCCATGGTAACACCCTCATACAACTTTCCTTTTTTACTACTCAGCCAATCCCAGCATGGCCTAGCTCATCATCAATTTGCCTGTAAATCAGTGGCAGGACATTGAAGGGCAAAGCATAAAGGCTGCAGTTTTATTCCTAATGGGGAACAAAATGCTTTTTTAAGTGTTCCAGACCTGACAGACACAAAGATCTTTCCTTTTCTCATAGCTAAGCTCAAAATTCACCATCTTccttattcaataattttgttttgtgatcTGCCAATACATTGCAGTGGTTCTGATTTATTGATTGCTGTAAACTGTTGTAAAAAGCAGATGATAGAAAAAAGTTATGCAAACCTCTTCTTCCTCACTGATATCAGCCTCTGGAACAAAATGATTTAGCATCAATGCTTCCTTGATGAGTGATTCATCTGATACTCTGAAGTAGAATAATGCAAACCTTAAATACTCTATACCTCagcaaagtaattttaaaacattatcataccttttctctttcttacctttcaatcaaatttaaatgtatGTGTTGATATTACCTCctcaaaaaaattaagcaaaacttACAGTTTGTTAAAGACATATAGATCTTCTTCCTTCCAGCTTGAAACAACAccatttttaatatcttctgCAACCTAATGGAACACAAAACCATAATACTTaagccaaataaaaaaaagtgacaggCAATTAAACAACATAGTTTcacaacaagtttcatttgaaCTTTACATCCTTGCAAAGAAAGAACAACTTACTGATTTAGGGGTTGAGATCATCATTAAAATGTGGTTAAATAATAACTTATTTCTTACATGGAACTGATACAATTTAAATATGCTCTCATTCTCCTGATAAAGAGGTGCATTtaaagcaactttttttttccccttagtCCTTTTATTGCAAAGCAAGGCACAAGTCCAGTAACATACATACAGTATGAAGTACATCAACTATTATACTCACTTCAAAGTTATATCCAAAATCTGTCCAGTTATATTCCAAAACTCTGGATCTAACATTTCTGCAAATATAGAGACAGTCATCCCTTTCTCATGTGAATAACCTTAGTGCAAATAAGAGTGACCTTACAATAGAAAATTCAACACAATAGGCCTAAAAGGATGCAGAtctaccattattattattatctcttgTCTTGAATTTAAATtaacaacataaaaaaatttgtttgttaaaTTACATAACTGCACGACTAAGGACAAAGATTGGAGGCACTGGTGTAACTCACATGGAATAGGAATTCCTTATCATTTTCTTCAAACTACTTTCAAAACTTTGAGAGCCAAATTACTGTTTCCAATGTATTAACAAAGGGCACTATGTCACATGTGAGTAATGCAATGATTTTGTAACAGTCTCCTGGGTACTTGGCTTCAAAAGTGGTTACAGTGGCTTAATAATTTTGAGACTTATTGAAATTAAATATCTATGCTCTTTCTAGGGTTTCAACTGACAATTATCAGCAAGACTGCTTGTTTATGTACGTTAAActtcctaaaaagaaaaaaacaagacaaacatcATTTGAAAGGTTTCATCTAACCTCATTTCCTCCAAGAACTTTTTATAGGATGCATCAAGTCCTTTAAGGTATTCTAGGGGAATCCCACTTTCATAATCCTATGGAGTATGTTTGTGAAAATGGttgagttgaaaaaaaaagcacaatgAGTGGCAAGGGGTCTGTTAACTGGGTTACATTAATAAACATAATGAGACAAATTTGTGATTGCACCTTTTGGTAAAAATTCCAAGCCTGGAAAATAGAACACTACAACAAATCTAGGATAATCAAGGCTGattgaaccctttcactcccaagatctcatcacTTAGTGATTCTCTTTGCTGTCTGCCATACACTTCTCATGATGTCacttcagagaattttgaattgGATCAACCAGTAATCTGCTCACTGAGATTTGTCCTTATtgtcatcacttgtctacttgatattatttagatgttgtaaggagaaatggtCTTGGTTACCCATAAGGGTTGAAGGGCTAATGCTGATCACTTTGAGAAAATGATCAAACAGAAGTTCTCTTCTCCCAGAAAGGGAAAGGATGGatagaaaaagtaaaatctaCAGACTTCTTTAAGTTGCTGCTATAACTTTGTGAACAACTGGTAGttaccataaaaaaataaaaaaataaaaaatttaataagttCCACAACTATCTCATTCAATTATAAGATTAATTAAGATGCATTTTTAGGAAGAGAAAGTTATTTCAGGTTTGGTTAACAAGTCAGAGGGTCTTTTTCCTCTCAACTCTGCTATGAGAAATAAATGTTAATATAGAAATTTACTGTTCAATACCCTTCCTCGTCTACGGATGCGCTCATGGCAAGTCTCAGGAGAGACATCAAGATACAGGGTGGTGTGAGGAACTGGAACTGACTGTAAAGCTTTTTTCTTCAAGTCCTTGTAATATTCATAACCTatcacaaaatgaaatttaagaTGTCAAAAATTATCAATCTCTGGTGATGCAATgattaataaaacaattttaattgtatTCCACTTAAATTCAGGACCCAATTAAACACTGAATTACCACCtcttcacttttttcaaaaaccACTTGTAAAATTTATGTTTGACCCAACTTTTTATCATGCTAAGTTACAATCTACATGGTTTCATGGAAATCCATGCACAACAGCATCAAAGTGGTCTGATTATGAACATGTACTGCCTAAAGCTGTGTTTCAATTATAAATAACACCTTTCAATCATTCCCTCTTAGCGGCAGTTTAATATACTGTTTTTAGCTAATTAATCTAAACTATAGATCATGTACAGAAGGATTACCAGTTATTACAAGACCAcagattaaaaacaatttaaaatctcaTCAATTTCTTGTAGCTAGTTACACAAATAAGATTTAGTAAACGTTTGACTGCATTTGGATTGACATTCACAACCAATCAGCTTTGCTGTATACCATAGACATTATGCATAAATGGTGGACTTGATTAGTATTCTTTTGTATTCATGAAGATTAGCCCACCTGGCCTAGTCAGTATCTTTGAGAGACATTAAAACCACAACCCAAAGATGAGGTAGTTGGGCTAATTTACATGAGTACAAAAGAATACAATTGAATGTACAATTTATACAATTATTATTAACCTGAGCTAATTCTACTTTAATTGAAGCTTAGAAAGGTAAAAGTAAAGTGGTAATAGAAATGGGTTTTCCTTGTATCTCTTCCAATTAAGAGAGTGACAGAAGAAGGGGGACACTTACTTGACACGGAGCACTTGTTTGATATTAAGGCCTAAGGGGGTGGGTGCTTAATCAGGGGAAGGCACTTGTTAGAGCATGGGTGCTTACTGGAGGAAAGTTATAACATTCTCCACATAAGGAGTGAGGCCTAAGAGACTTTATACCTTCTAGAGATATGGTCCCTTGTTGAAAATTCACGTCAGCAAATACTGTATCACTGAAAACTGATCTATCTAACAGCACTCCTTGGCCTGTAAAAAATATTGACATAATGAGATTTATCACATTCACATGTTAGTGAATTCAATTTCATGGCACATATGAGACTGATGTGAGTGATTAAATgacaaacaaatacatttattgCCTGTGGAATAAAATATAAGTTTCACAGGGCATATTCAACCATAGTGTGAAGATTTTTGAGTCCATTCTTACACCTAAAAAAGCTTTTATATGCTGATAACTAAGGACCTTTTATTTGCTGCCTCTCTAGGCGACATGTTAACAACAATTGAATGAGAG from Pocillopora verrucosa isolate sample1 chromosome 10, ASM3666991v2, whole genome shotgun sequence includes the following:
- the LOC131781374 gene encoding deoxyguanosine kinase-like isoform X3, translating into MCQSPTVLWRCFRFHSRYQSGKFFLSNSALNTAMIGLRSNERNTSTTCAPQLIIVEGNIGVGKSTLSCQLARKLNYRVFLEPTTKNPYLEKFYKDPKRYALKLQLWIFKQRFRTYIAATKHVLQTGQGVLLDRSVFSDTVFADVNFQQGTISLEGYEYYKDLKKKALQSVPVPHTTLYLDVSPETCHERIRRRGRDYESGIPLEYLKGLDASYKKFLEEMRNVRSRVLEYNWTDFGYNFEVAEDIKNGVVSSWKEEDLYVFNKLVSDESLIKEALMLNHFVPEADISEEEEE
- the LOC131781374 gene encoding deoxyguanosine kinase-like isoform X2; protein product: MIGLRSNERNTSTTCAPQLIIVEGNIGVGKSTLSCQLARKLNYRVFLEPTTKNPYLEKFYKDPKRYALKLQLWIFKQRFRTYIAATKHVLQTGQGVLLDRSVFSDTVFADVNFQQGTISLEGYEYYKDLKKKALQSVPVPHTTLYLDVSPETCHERIRRRGRDYESGIPLEYLKGLDASYKKFLEEMRNVRSRVLEYNWTDFGYNFEVAEDIKNGVVSSWKEEDLYVFNKLVSDESLIKEALMLNHFVPEADISEEEEDDTSTVEPQSQPTCKSKQISETSNASSSQKLESYLES
- the LOC131781374 gene encoding deoxyguanosine kinase-like isoform X1; its protein translation is MCQSPTVLWRCFRFHSRYQSGKFFLSNSALNTAMIGLRSNERNTSTTCAPQLIIVEGNIGVGKSTLSCQLARKLNYRVFLEPTTKNPYLEKFYKDPKRYALKLQLWIFKQRFRTYIAATKHVLQTGQGVLLDRSVFSDTVFADVNFQQGTISLEGYEYYKDLKKKALQSVPVPHTTLYLDVSPETCHERIRRRGRDYESGIPLEYLKGLDASYKKFLEEMRNVRSRVLEYNWTDFGYNFEVAEDIKNGVVSSWKEEDLYVFNKLVSDESLIKEALMLNHFVPEADISEEEEDDTSTVEPQSQPTCKSKQISETSNASSSQKLESYLES